A window of Gossypium raimondii isolate GPD5lz chromosome 7, ASM2569854v1, whole genome shotgun sequence genomic DNA:
GAAGAAGGGAGCAAAGGGGAACGTCAAGCCACTGCTGCCTCTATTCTCAAAAGCGACGGAGGAATGAGATAAAAGCTTTGTACAAGATATATAGGTGCGGAGTGGAGCTGAACTTTATTGCTAGCGCTAGGGTTTTTGATGGACCAAATGCGTTTCGGGTCGGGTTACAGATATTTGACTCAACTCAAGTAGGAACGTTTTGGGTTTGGGCTTTTTCTTCACAGCGGACGATCTAAcattaagggtctgtttgattgacggaattgatttttcggaaaattatttccaactttttcagcgtttgattggcggaaaatattttccatttggaaaataaactccaaaacaaggaaaaatgggttacattttagggaaaatatcttaccctttcaatttccgtaagacattttccgtgctctcctctctatcgcctcattcattccttccttcatttccggtagaaaactgcttctgtttatcgattttccagtaacttgtttttttaattattcaatacttgtttttttaacacaattacaaataatttatttgatattagtttttttcaatttataacgattaatattgtagcttaataattgagtattattataaataaatcattgcaatatatgtaaaaataatttaaaatataaaaatttattaatatatattaatatatgtaaaaacaacttttccgaaaaatattttcaaaaatcatgcaagcgagaaaatattttacatgattcaatcaaacaccaaaaatattttccagaaaattttacagaaaagtaaaacattttccgaaataattttacggaaaatattttctcggcaatcaaacagaccctaaaaggtaaaataattttcttttaaaagccaattatttttatttaaggtaAATTGTTCCTTATTCACCCTAAATAGtgatctttttattttgaacgttctaaattttttgttattttattcacttgaaaaataaattgatcaaatttgGTCACTCCACCATTAAATGATAACAAAAAGATTAATAGTATATTTTCGCACATTGCTTTGGGATAACCAAAATAAGAGCACCCCTATTTAGAGTGATTAACAGGTAGCTTACCCTAATTTTAGAGTGATTAACGTGAAAATGCACAATCAACATTTTGTTATCATTTAACGGTGAAgtaaccaatttaataaaaaatattttagagttactaaaataataataataacttctATTCAGAGTGATTAACGAAATAATTTACCTTTTCATTTATAAgcaaatttatttcatataatactaattaaataatcttGACCTTAAAATCTATGTTCTCTTTTGAAAGAGAATCGTTATCGTAACCAAAAAAATCTTAGTACCAAagaaaagttcataaaaataaatgtaaaaaaactGGTATGCCcacaaatttaaatcatatggacttaccaataaaataaaatatggccTTTTACATGTTAAAGAAGAGCCTTTTATCTTGCTCTTCCTTAATTCAAACATGTTTTCAAGTTTTCATTAGAGACAAACATAGGATAAGGAGAGATGAAATTTGTTTGAAGTTGCATTACTATTGTCTACGTCAAGCATGAGTGAATATGCGCCTAAATCACATGTATCATATTTTCTAAAGAAAGAAGCTCTAAATGATATCAACATATAGTTAAAACTAGTCACATTTGATAAGTTCACAATTGTCCTATTTAGACCATTATGGAATAAAAGAAGACTTTTTCTATATAGAGGCAAAAGATCTGCCAACAAAAATAGAGGCAGAAGAATCAGATAGTTTTTCAACCCTAAATTTGACAATTAGGTCCGTACTAATatctgtattttttttatctattttgatatttaaatttggtaattagatttattttggttttcgaacttgaaaaatataaaaattcaatgatGTGACACTCTGAAATTATGCCACATCAGcgcttgaaaattaaaaaacttatataatcaAGCGATGACATGATACAATATTAAAGTGTCGCATGCAGTGTTCTAATAATTGGGTTAGTggttcaactgatcaaaccATTAGTTCTTAATTCAATCAGTTTAATCAGTTCAACTGCTAGACTaacaataactaaataaataattaataaagcataacaattaaaaaatataccaACCTTTATTCAACTAGTTCAACCTTTTTTGCTTTGATCAGTATACTGGTCGATTCTTGATCTAATTAATCTGAGCGACCAGTCCAGTCATGTTACAAGAACACTAGTCATATCATTAAATCTTAATGGAATCCAAGATTAGGGGCCAAAATAGATCGAGTTGCTAAGTTCAAATACCAAcgtgaataaaaaaaatttacacgTACCAAAATGGACCCAATTGTCAAATTCTAGggctaaaaattatattatcctttTTTAAGTGTTACTTTTATGGTCAATCATTTGTCGGATTTACTTAGCCAAACACTGAATTGGAATCAGAGCAACTGAAACCAGCTGTTAAAAGCAGCATCTTCTTTAACAAATCATATAGTATGGAAGATCTTTAGTTAATTGAATACAAATGACCACACCAAGTAAATGTTCTGTTCAAGTAACAAGCTCATCCATCCAACCATCTCTGGTTCTGTCGCTTATGGTTGTAATCTGCTATGCCAACGCTGTACAATTTTAGTTCATGGTAACATGCTGAATACTATAGACTAGGGTGCTATGCTGTCATTTGTAAACTACACCAAATATCGTATATAGCATTGTAGCTTTTATTTAAGAGGGAACTGACTGGTGCATAGTTACCCTAAATCATAAGTAATTAACAACCACTGCATTCTCAATCTGCTAAGCAATACTTTAAATTAAAAGCTCCACTGTATCCAATTTCAAGAGCTCAACCCATCTCCAAACTGTTTTACCAGACTTACAGGAGACATTGATCTCACTAAATTTTTGCCCCCTCACTGTTGGATGATGCATTTTTCTGACTCAGCCCCACTTATTTAATGCTTTCCATCATATGCAGGAGAATATTTTCTTGCTCTGCTTTCAGCGGAATCACCAACTATCAAAAACCAAAGATCATATTTTGCAAGAGTAATTCTAGTTGGAAAGAGCACAAACAGATATGAATGCGAGAGACTAAGAAATGGTCCACGGGAAAAAACAATATCAATATGAGACCGGTGGTTACCCATTTAACACTATTAATATCTTACCAGAACAATGAAACTGACTATAAATTTTGCTTCTAACATACAACTGTACAATTATGTGTCAAAGTTGATGATCATCAATGAACAAAGTCCACCAAAATAAAAGGTAAGACTTGACATATTGAATGCGTCTGCGTCATGCAGCAACCTAACCTGTAGATTTTATTGGTTCCTAGAGTTTTAAAACTTTGTACAAATTAGGAGGTTGATAAGCATCTTCATAGTTGCAGGACAAAGGAGGTAGAGGCTCCCCGCTAGGATAATAATTTGGAACAAGAAGCAATTATTCCACATTATTAAGCTGGAGTTCTATGCTAAGATCAAGAAACAAGAGAAGGCAAAAGGAATAGTAGCAGTCAATATTGAATAAAGGGGAAGAAGAGAGCTTGTCAAAAAGTGGGAAACTGATGCAAATAATTTAGAGTAGAAAAGTAAATGAGGTAACAAAGATCTTCTTATGGAGCCGGCACAAAATTGGTACAAAATATACCGAAATTTGAACCAGCATGCGAAGTTCAATAATGATGACCTAAACGAACTGATACATAGGCCTTAAACTAACTCATGCAGAACAATGGAATGTTTTAATGATTTGAGGCTTTTAAGTGGTACATTAGAAGAAAAGAGGCATTTTCATATTCAAGAATGGATGTCTTTCAGAAAGGATTATATACTACAACGAATTAAAACTCTTACACCCAGGGATCTACCTTCTTCATTCAATGAATAAGCTATGTACTCCCTTTATCCAATCTATTACGACCATATCCTATTACTTCTCAAAAGAATATAAGATATTGGAACAGAAATGAATAAATAGATCTCCTGCACtccttttacatatttttttgttataactttctattaaatagtAAGCCTTTCTATATACCCTAAAAAATCTGGTAAAAAGTAAAACTCCTTATTAGCTCAATTCTGAATTGAAGTTTAGCTATTCTATTGTTCATTTTCTTATTGTATAGTATTTGATGTTACCTACCAGGCTACAGTCTGGAGATTGAAGCCTTTACCAGCAATAAGGCGTAAGCTTTTATGTGATCAATCCAATGAAACCAGCATGCAGTTAGACAATGCTGTAGTTGGAAACAAACTAAAACTTGCATTATCAGTTCTGACAGACAGCAAAAATTGGCTAAAACCAGAGTTCAATGAATAAcagaaataataaatacaatgtTTCCAAATACTCGATTCAGAAAGAGGAGATTTAAGTGGCTGCAACAAGACCTAGCTAGTCAAAGTTCCGTTGGCTGCAAAATGTCTTACAACTGGCAAGAGCAGAGATCATTTCTCGTAGTAGAACAAATCAAGCAAAGAGAAACAATTGATTGATGTTAATGACTATAACATTACATAAAATCCATAAATCATGAGAGAAATATCAAGCACCATGAATTTAGCGTTTTGCTTCAGGACAGTTTCCAACATATAAAACTTGTGCATATTTGTAGATGATGGAGAACTAATCTGCTTGgattttgaacaaattgatgCACACCGAGTTGTTCATCCCACTCTTCTGGAAGGAaacagtattttattatttgttattcattAACTCTTTTACCTAAGACATAGTGGGTCCAACGTAGCTACAAGAAAACAGAACTATTGGTCACCTTGAAGAGCATAGCACCAAGCTTCCACGCATCATTGCCAGCAAGTAAGCATATGGAAAATAACAATCTCAGTAAATTTAGACAGCAAAACACAAAAACGTGTCTTTGGGATTTGAAGAAGCAAGCAGTAAAACTTAgttgtcaaattttaatatcaaagtAAGGAAATTCCTTGTAAACTGCATTATTGTTTTTTCAGGTAAAAGAAGTTAAGAAATTACCATGCCATGCTTTCAAAGATTCCAGACATATAATAGAATCAAAACAGTTGCATTTATTAAGACGCACAATTTGTGCAGCTGTTTCAATGGCCAATTAAGACACAGCTGCATCAGCAGATCACTAATAAGGATGGTTAATATTCCTTGCATGAGGTTCATTTCTGGTTAATACAATTTTCTTCACAAGGAAAGCACTAAAACTGAAAGTTCTGCCTGCAGAAATGTACAAATGCTCACTTTCTTTTCAAGACAGCAGTCCACTCTTACAGTATTATACGAATAACTATTTACTTTTGGTCCTTAAGTTTCTCATTTTCCAGGTACTTCAACACTCCATACGCAACAGTTCCAGCAAGAAATAAGATAACAGTTGGGGTGAAAGATGGGTACAAGTACTTCACAAAGAACTTATCCCATTCTTCTGGTAGGAAGCCTGTAAATAAAAACAGCTTATAAGTTATTTGGGATGACAACTTATAGCTTCATAGAAATCACTTCCATACTTTGACATATACAGCTTTATGGAAATGCGACTTATCACTATGCATTTATCAAGGGTTAAAAAGCCTAGTAAAGTAGTTCTGAAGGCCCCCAGTTTTCCAATGAAACAGAAAGCACTGTTTCTCCTAAAAATGTTCAATTTCAATCTTATTTTACCTAAAATAAGGTTCGAATTTATACTACAAAGAAATAGGTGACTTTCAATAAGCAGCAAAACGGCGTATAGTAGTGATTTGTAGAAAAACCTGAAGCAGCAAGAACAATGCCTTGGACAAGAATGATCCCACCAAGCCCCAACCATGCCAGTAGAAAAGCACTCTCATTTTTCCTCTGTTCCTCAGCCTTAGCCTCTTCCTCTTTGGTGAGGAAAGCAGGTTTCTCAACAGGCGACCGCCTTATTATAGAAGCCCTCTCTCTTTTTCCCTTGGGCTTCTTTTTGTTGCTGCCGCTGCTTTGGGAGGGTGAGGAGCCAAACCCTTGGCCAGGTACGACGGCCTTCTTGGAAGAGGAGGTGGGGTCTGGAGTGGGGTCGGCGTCGACGGTGGGCTTCTTggatttgattgaaaatttgggttttgggaAGAGGGAGTGGCGGTGATAGACTGTGTTAGCCAAATAAGATGGGGTGTAGATTGGTAGCGCCATTTTCAGTTTTAGTTGGTTAAACAGCACTCCAGCGTGAGCTTCATCTTTTTGTCAACCTGGATTTTTTGGGGTTATTAAAAATCTAGTATTTATGCTTACGCCCctttaattcttttcttttattttgctttcCAAAACTTTGGGAGTATCTACTGATATTGTTGACAAGGGTAATCGACAAGTCTTCAAAGTGCCACCCTCCTGGACAGCTAATCGGAAATGTCAATAACTAAAGGTATTGTCCCTATGTTAGAGTTTTTTCTCTCTATCTTTGCACATCGAACCACCAATTAAGGCCTTACATAAGACAAACAAACCTCATGGTTTGTTTTGAATGGATGGTGAGATTGGTtctgatgaaattaaaaataactgtAGCTGTAAAATTAGTTATTGTAGAAGTGAGATTAAGtattataataataagattAAGACGGTGGCGAGATACATATTTAGATGCAATTGTAGCGGtgataatgagataaaagtaaaaatgacCATgacactaaattaaaataagcttatacataataattcaaaaaaaaacattaaaatcatatatattaaataataagtataaattaaatttatattaacgttgaatgataattaaaaatattaaaatgtttgaaatatgagagacattaatttaaaatgtatttataatataaaatgattaaaataataattaaaaaggattaaaaccatatcaaataaatattaaaattatatttatcataataaaattcTATATACTTATtggatttttatataaaacaaatcttagatataataacataattaataattttttccttataattactatatttatatttatatttagaatatattcaatatttataaaattctctTTCAAACCAAAAGTATGTAAAATCAAGCCCCAATTCCCATAAACTCAATGTAACATTAAAATggagtaaaaaataaaacaagggtttaataaaaatataaatttgaaaaatgagttttgaTAAATCTTTTTTAAATAGGTTGAGTTTCGGTAAGTATTTTGAGGGCGAAAAAATTGCTGTTGTTTTTActgtttttcattattttgctatcatttcgttattatattactattattttgttgttaattcttggatattgtataactcttattttattattaattttgt
This region includes:
- the LOC105782991 gene encoding protein LPA2, yielding MALPIYTPSYLANTVYHRHSLFPKPKFSIKSKKPTVDADPTPDPTSSSKKAVVPGQGFGSSPSQSSGSNKKKPKGKRERASIIRRSPVEKPAFLTKEEEAKAEEQRKNESAFLLAWLGLGGIILVQGIVLAASGFLPEEWDKFFVKYLYPSFTPTVILFLAGTVAYGVLKYLENEKLKDQK